The following are encoded in a window of Pecten maximus chromosome 17, xPecMax1.1, whole genome shotgun sequence genomic DNA:
- the LOC117315947 gene encoding uncharacterized protein LOC117315947 — translation MDVAGLLPLGAPPINNACLPTLFNKLDASVRERNRVRNSFLDHNMRFQQKIIDKYHVQAMRYYVREKEKLGKDIRRIMKKTPNLEDIPYLEANNQLGNFQKKDNNVPYKGYCTEPREFNTVQTTTESKPFCVRYFCHHLPKKPKFMRNRKLPPLQSADDNFRHTTSKGLLLSQRFSASDHFLASGNTQHSLLNSDSSLGSQMSPMFIDDDAMTI, via the coding sequence ATGGATGTTGCAGGGTTGCTACCGCTTGGAGCGCCACCTATCAACAATGCGTGTCTGCCGACATTATTCAACAAACTTGACGCAAGCGTGAGAGAAAGGAATCGAGTCAGAAACTCATTCCTCGACCATAATATGCgatttcaacagaaaataaTAGACAAATATCATGTCCAAGCAATGCGATATTATGTCCGGGAAAAAGAGAAGCTTGGAAAAGACATCCGAAGAATAATGAAGAAAACTCCGAACCTGGAGGATATACCATATTTAGAAGCAAACAACCAATTAGGAAACTTTCAGAAGAAGGACAATAACGTACCATACAAAGGCTACTGTACAGAACCGAGAGAATTTAACACAGTCCAAACAACAACAGAATCAAAACCATTCTGTGTCCGGTATTTTTGCCATCATTTACCGAAGAAACCAAAATTTATGCGGAACCGGAAGTTGCCGCCATTACAATCGGCCGATGATAACTTCCGGCATACGACCTCAAAAGGATTGTTGTTATCACAGCGGTTTAGCGCAAGTGATCACTTTCTGGCTTCCGGTAACACCCAACACAGTCTTCTTAATTCTGACTCGTCTCTAGGGTCACAGATGTCACCGATGTTTATAGACGATGACGCCATGACAATATAG
- the LOC117314968 gene encoding probable nuclear hormone receptor HR3 isoform X2 → MTTNMKAQIEVIPCKVCGDKSSGVHYGVITCEGCKGFFRRSQAGPVNYQCPRNKNCVIDRVNRNRCQYCRLQKCIALGMSRDAVKFGRMSKKQREKVEDEANFVKQNRINGYGPASPTQLIPSPNNNNQFTGYTDPNYLYTSNGYTYGLPSPTETPQPETPVTSDPPSYTVATTSPTTTQATPHPVTLIRAIDLMDSVTFGKAIIDAHVRTCLYSKEQIDLVKSNLPTLEILEAFKNMTHKQLWAEVAEKITIAVQQIIEFAKMVPGFMDLSQDDQIMLLKAGSFELGLIRCCRVFDVVRNSVVFGNTLLPLEAFDGFNEEETHLRDNIFEFVKSLMMLNLTETELALFSAVMLIRPDRPGLKELPDIQKLYEKALAALKMEIGKSHTEDGELLNKLMIHAFSLQNLSAQHIVLLNKFKQSAPEVEFPALHKELFSVEGLDNS, encoded by the exons ATGACAACAAATATGAAAG CCCAGATCGAGGTGATCCCTTGTAAGGTCTGCGGTGACAAGTCGTCGGGGGTACACTATGGTGTAATTACATGTGAAGGTTGTAAG GGATTTTTCCGACGAAGCCAGGCTGGTCCGGTGAATTACCAGTGTCCCCGTAATAAAAACTGTGTGATTGACAGAGTAAACAGAAACAGATGTCAATACTGTCGGCTACAGAAGTGTATTGCATTAGGCATGTCGAGAGATG CTGTGAAGTTTGGCCGTATGTCAAAAAAGCAAAGGGAAAAAGTAGAAGATGAAGCCAACTTTGTAAAACAGAACCGAATAAATGGATATGGTCCAGCGTCTCCAACACAACTCATACCCTCGCCAAATAACAACAATCAATTTACAGG ATACACAGATCCAAATTATCTGTATACGAGTAACGGGTACACGTACGGTCTCCCGTCGCCAACGGAAACGCCGCAACCAGAGACACCAGTGACCTCCGACCCACCATCGTACACGGTGGCGACCACATCTCCCACCACAACACAAGCTACTCCACATCCGGTGACTCTTATCAGGGCTATTGATCTCATGGATTCTG TTACATTTGGTAAAGCCATCATTGATGCACATGTACGGACGTGCTTGTATAGTAAAGAACAGATCGATCTGGTGAAATCCAATCTCCCCACACTGGAAATACTAGAGGCCTTCAAGAATATG ACACATAAACAGTTGTGGGCAGAGGTGGCTGAAAAAATTACGATAGCTGTGCAGCAAATCATCGAGTTTGCCAAGATGGTGCCAGGCTTCATGGATTTGTCACAGGATGACCAGATCATGTTATTAAAAGCAG GGAGTTTTGAGCTGGGATTAATACGATGTTGCAGAGTGTTTGATGTCGTCCGGAATAGTGTTGTATTCGGAAACACTCTTTTACCACTAGAGGCCTTTGATGGTTTTA ATGAGGAGGAAACCCATTTAAGAGACAATATTTTTGAGTTTGTGAAGTCGCTGATGATGTTAAATCTTACAGAAACAGAATTGGCGCTCTTTAGTGCTGTCATGTTGATACGCCCGG ATCGGCCAGGACTAAAGGAATTACCTGACATTCAAAAACTTTACGAAAAGGCACTGGCTGCTCTGAAGATGGAGATAGGCAAGAGTCATACAGAGGATGGTGAACTGCTAAATAAGCTGATGATACATGCTTTCTCACTTCAAAATCTAAGTGCCCAACATATTGTGCTATTGAATAAGTTCAAACAGTCTGCTCCAGAAGTGGAGTTTCCTGCCCTTCATaaggaactcttcagtgttgAAGGGCTAGATAATTCCTGA
- the LOC117314968 gene encoding probable nuclear hormone receptor HR3 isoform X1 — translation MTTNMKEHTSHTEHMYSPASMQHIPDSASGAKLTNERKAQIEVIPCKVCGDKSSGVHYGVITCEGCKGFFRRSQAGPVNYQCPRNKNCVIDRVNRNRCQYCRLQKCIALGMSRDAVKFGRMSKKQREKVEDEANFVKQNRINGYGPASPTQLIPSPNNNNQFTGYTDPNYLYTSNGYTYGLPSPTETPQPETPVTSDPPSYTVATTSPTTTQATPHPVTLIRAIDLMDSVTFGKAIIDAHVRTCLYSKEQIDLVKSNLPTLEILEAFKNMTHKQLWAEVAEKITIAVQQIIEFAKMVPGFMDLSQDDQIMLLKAGSFELGLIRCCRVFDVVRNSVVFGNTLLPLEAFDGFNEEETHLRDNIFEFVKSLMMLNLTETELALFSAVMLIRPDRPGLKELPDIQKLYEKALAALKMEIGKSHTEDGELLNKLMIHAFSLQNLSAQHIVLLNKFKQSAPEVEFPALHKELFSVEGLDNS, via the exons ATGACAACAAATATGAAAG AGCACACCAGTCACACTGAACATATGTACAGCCCAGCTAGTATGCAGCACATCCCCGATTCGGCCTCGGGGGCTAAGTTGACGAATGAGCGAAAAG CCCAGATCGAGGTGATCCCTTGTAAGGTCTGCGGTGACAAGTCGTCGGGGGTACACTATGGTGTAATTACATGTGAAGGTTGTAAG GGATTTTTCCGACGAAGCCAGGCTGGTCCGGTGAATTACCAGTGTCCCCGTAATAAAAACTGTGTGATTGACAGAGTAAACAGAAACAGATGTCAATACTGTCGGCTACAGAAGTGTATTGCATTAGGCATGTCGAGAGATG CTGTGAAGTTTGGCCGTATGTCAAAAAAGCAAAGGGAAAAAGTAGAAGATGAAGCCAACTTTGTAAAACAGAACCGAATAAATGGATATGGTCCAGCGTCTCCAACACAACTCATACCCTCGCCAAATAACAACAATCAATTTACAGG ATACACAGATCCAAATTATCTGTATACGAGTAACGGGTACACGTACGGTCTCCCGTCGCCAACGGAAACGCCGCAACCAGAGACACCAGTGACCTCCGACCCACCATCGTACACGGTGGCGACCACATCTCCCACCACAACACAAGCTACTCCACATCCGGTGACTCTTATCAGGGCTATTGATCTCATGGATTCTG TTACATTTGGTAAAGCCATCATTGATGCACATGTACGGACGTGCTTGTATAGTAAAGAACAGATCGATCTGGTGAAATCCAATCTCCCCACACTGGAAATACTAGAGGCCTTCAAGAATATG ACACATAAACAGTTGTGGGCAGAGGTGGCTGAAAAAATTACGATAGCTGTGCAGCAAATCATCGAGTTTGCCAAGATGGTGCCAGGCTTCATGGATTTGTCACAGGATGACCAGATCATGTTATTAAAAGCAG GGAGTTTTGAGCTGGGATTAATACGATGTTGCAGAGTGTTTGATGTCGTCCGGAATAGTGTTGTATTCGGAAACACTCTTTTACCACTAGAGGCCTTTGATGGTTTTA ATGAGGAGGAAACCCATTTAAGAGACAATATTTTTGAGTTTGTGAAGTCGCTGATGATGTTAAATCTTACAGAAACAGAATTGGCGCTCTTTAGTGCTGTCATGTTGATACGCCCGG ATCGGCCAGGACTAAAGGAATTACCTGACATTCAAAAACTTTACGAAAAGGCACTGGCTGCTCTGAAGATGGAGATAGGCAAGAGTCATACAGAGGATGGTGAACTGCTAAATAAGCTGATGATACATGCTTTCTCACTTCAAAATCTAAGTGCCCAACATATTGTGCTATTGAATAAGTTCAAACAGTCTGCTCCAGAAGTGGAGTTTCCTGCCCTTCATaaggaactcttcagtgttgAAGGGCTAGATAATTCCTGA